Below is a genomic region from Fulvia fulva chromosome 13, complete sequence.
CCGGCACCAACACCAGCAGGCTACGATAAACCACAATTCGGGTTTCCAGCAACAACATGTTGCGGCGACACACCTCAAGATAACACCTACGAATCATCCTGGGCGGACTTCTACGCAAATCGAAGGTTACGGTTCATCCTCAAACAAAGCGATAAATCCAACGGAAAAGACCCCGAATTGACAGATCTCATCGAGAAGACCTGCACCACCGTCGTCCCAAACTTGATCGGCGACTCCCATCTCAACAACGGCAACGGCATAACCCCCGTCGTAGTCCATGGCGATCTCTGGTCCGGCAACGCCTCCTCCGGCAAACTGCCGAGCATGGCGGAGGCGGAGGATATCGTGTACGACTCCAGCGCCTGCTACGCGCATAGTGAGTTCGAGCTGGGGATCATGAAGATGTTTGGTGGGTTTGGTGGGAAGTTCTTGGAGGAGTATCATGAGCTTGTGCCGAAGACGGAGCCGGTGGGGGAGTATGAGGATCGCGTGAAGCTGTATGAATTGTACCATCATTTGAATCATCATGCGCTTTTTGGCGGAGGGTATAGGAGTGGGGCGGTGGGGATTATGAAGAGTTTGATTGGGAAGTATGCAGGGAGGAGTGAGTTGTGAGGTGGGAATTGGAATGGACAGAAAGCGATCGTTTGAGAGCGAGCGAGTGGCTCGCAAGATATGTCTTGAGCCAGTAAAAGGAGCTCTGACTT
It encodes:
- a CDS encoding Ketosamine-3-kinase, which encodes MKVDSAIISLLKLDPEQTTVSSAGRGGMSSASTSKITTKPQDGSTMQYFMKTGKGRAAELMFEGEHQSLKAIYSAVPTLCPNSFGHGEFVDAPGTSFLVTDYLDLSGGRRGSKGKGMTLAQKLAKLHTTPAPTPAGYDKPQFGFPATTCCGDTPQDNTYESSWADFYANRRLRFILKQSDKSNGKDPELTDLIEKTCTTVVPNLIGDSHLNNGNGITPVVVHGDLWSGNASSGKLPSMAEAEDIVYDSSACYAHSEFELGIMKMFGGFGGKFLEEYHELVPKTEPVGEYEDRVKLYELYHHLNHHALFGGGYRSGAVGIMKSLIGKYAGRSEL